A genomic segment from Danio aesculapii chromosome 17, fDanAes4.1, whole genome shotgun sequence encodes:
- the amy2al2 gene encoding LOW QUALITY PROTEIN: amyAc_bac_euk_AmyA and Aamy_C domain-containing protein (The sequence of the model RefSeq protein was modified relative to this genomic sequence to represent the inferred CDS: inserted 1 base in 1 codon; deleted 2 bases in 2 codons; substituted 1 base at 1 genomic stop codon) encodes MKLLILVALFGLGFAQHNPNTKSGRTSIVHLFEWRWADIAEECERYLAQNGYGGVQISPPSEHVKLTNPWHPWWQRYQPINYNLCSRSGTEAELKDMITRCNNVGVNIYADVVINHMCKSIHGAGTPSSCGSHFDANKEDFPTVPYSYLDFNDGKCKSASGQIESYTDIYQVRDCRLEDLLDLALEKDYVRGKVAEYLNKLIEMGVAGFRVDACKHMWPGDLSNVYSRLKTLNTKWFPSGTKPFIYQEVIDLGGEPIKASEYYGLARVTEFKHSAKIGTIVRKWDGEKLSYLIVTITSVCHKNWGEGWGFMPSDTALVFVDNHDNQRGHGAGGASVLTFWDSRLYKMAAGFMLAHPYGVTRVMSSYQWDRKIVNGKDENDWMGPPSFSDGSTKPVPINPDSTCGDGWVCEHRWRQIRNMVIFSXCSHSQPLSNWWDNGNSQIAFSRGSKGFIVINNDNWELNATLNTGLPSGMYCDIISGEKSGNSCTGKQVSVDSNXEATFSISHTEEDPFMAIHADLQTVDSVRTNYNKATENGLYGLVFCLQLISIV; translated from the exons ATGAAGCTCCTGATTCTGGTGGCACTCTTTGGGCTGGGTTTTGCCCAGCACAACCCGAACACGAAAAGTGGTAGAACGTCCATTGTTCATCTGTTTGAGTGGCGTTGGGCAGATATAGCTGAAGAATGCGAGAGATACCTGGCACAAAATGGCTATGGAGGAGTTCag ATCTCTCCCCCAAGTGAACACGTCAAGCTGACCAATCCTTGGCATCCTTGGTGGCAGAGATATCAGCCAATCAACTACAATCTGTGCTCCAGATCAGGAACTGAAGCAGAACTCAAAGACATGATCACACGCTGTAACAATGTTGGG GTGAACATTTACGCTGATGTGGTCATCAATCACATGTGTAAATCAATTCATGGAGCTGGAACTCCTTCAAGCTGTGGATCACATTTTGACGCCAATAAGGAAGACTTCCCCACTGTTCCCTACTCATATCTGGACTTCAATGACGGCAAATGTAAATCAGCCAGCGGGCAAATTGAAAGCTACACTGATATTTACCAG GTCAGAGATTGCCGTTTGGAAGATCTCCTGGATTTGGCCCTGGAGAAGGACTATGTTAGAGGAAAGGTGGCTGAATACCTGAACAAGCTTATTGAAATGGGTGTTGCTGGATTCAGAGTAGATGCTTGTAAGCACATGTGGCCTGGAGATCTCAGTAACGTCTACAGCAGGCTCAAGACCCTGAATACCAAATGGTTTCCATCTGGTACCAAGCCCTTCATTTATCAAGAG GTTATTGATTTAGGTGGGGAGCCCATTAAAGCCAGTGAGTACTACGGGCTGGCACGAGTGACAGAGTTCAAACACAGTGCGAAAATAGGCACAATAGTCCGTAAATGGGATGGAGAGAAGCTAAGCTATCTGATAGTAACAATAACTTCAGTTTGTCATAA GAACTGGGGAGAGGGCTGGGGTTTCATGCCCTCTGATACAGCTTTGGTTTTCGTGGACAATCATGATAATCAGAGAGGCCATGGTGCTGGTGGAGCTTCCGTTCTGACATTCTGGGACTCCAG GCTTTATAAGATGGCTGCAGGATTCATGTTGGCTCATCCATACGGTGTGACCAGAGTCATGTCTAGTTACCAGTGGGATCGTAAAATTGTGAATGGAAAG GATGAGAATGACTGGATGGGACCTCCAAGCTTTTCTGATGGATCCACTAAGCCAGTACCCATCAACCCAGAC TCCACCTGCGGGGACGGCTGGGTATGTGAGCACAGA TGGCGCCAGATTAG AAATATGGTGATTTTTTCGTAATGTAGTCACAGTCAGCCACTCTCCAACTGGTGGGACAACGGTAATAGTCAGATTGCCTTTAGTCGTGGCAGCAAGGGATTTATTGTCATCAATAATGACAATTG GGAACTGAATGCGACACTGAACACTGGCCTGCCGTCTGGCATGTACTGTGACATCATCTCTGGAGAAAAGAGTGGGAACAGTTGCACAGGGAAACAGGTGTCAGTGGATTCTA GAGAAGCCACCTTCAGCATCAGCCACACCGAAGAAGATCCATTCATGGCCATCCATGCTGACCTCCAAACTGTAGATTCAGTCAGAACGAATTATAATAAAGCAACTGAAAATGGTCTCTATGGTCTTGTGTTCTGTCTCCAGTTGA tttCCATTGTTTAG